A window of the Pseudomonas fluorescens genome harbors these coding sequences:
- a CDS encoding DEAD/DEAH box helicase — MNLPLPKDAALAGFHPAVSAWFSSTFPTVTAAQARAWPLIRQRRSTLIAAPTGSGKTLTAFLAVLDDLVHRGLETPDGLPDETLVVYVSPLKALSNDIRINLQNPLAGITDQLRQMDLPALEITTAVRTGDTPQKDRAAMRKSAPHILVTTPESLYVLLGSESGRKMLGTTRTVIVDEIHAIAAGKRGSHLALSLERLQALCPEPLTRIGLSATQKPIDAVARFLVGHERPCEIIDIGHARPRDLGIEVPPVPLSAVMANDVWELVYDRLATLAREHRTTLIFVNTRRLAERLSRHLSERLGKQAVAAHHGSLAKEFRLDAEQRLKRGELQVLIATASLELGIDIGEVDLVCQIASPRSIAGFLQRVGRSGHQVGGTPKGRLFATTRDDLIECTALLDCVRRGELDTLHIPEAPLDVLAQQIIAEVSCQEWAEDDLLALFRRAEPYARLDEKHYQALLSMLAEGYNGRQGIRSAYLHRDAVSRTLRGRRGARLTAVTSGGTIPDNADYSVLLEPQGLNIGSVNEDFAVESIAGDVFQLGNASYRILRVETGKVRVEDAQGQPPTIPFWLGEAPGRSDELSAAVARLHAQLDQLLSASPGDLQPALDWLTETLGLNPASAEQLVDYLARARLALGALPSRDTLLMERFFDESGGTQLIIHSPFGSRINRAWGLALRKRFCRTFNFELQAAASEDAIVLSLSTSHSFELDEVWRYLHSNSAEHILVQAVLDAPLFGVRWRWNAGVALALPRYTGGRKVAPQLQRMKSEDLIASVFPDQIACLENLAGEREIPAHPLVEQTLDDCLHEAMDSEGWLELLRRMERGEVRLIARDLPAPSPLAAEILSARPYTFLDDAPLEERRTQAVLNRRWSDPQSTDDLGALDADAIDAVREEAWPTPNNADEMHEALMSLACISDREVEANPQWCDWLNALAETGRACHLEIEPEHSLWLARERLTCLQALYPQAQSALPALPGFDEAWTADDARVEVIRARLGAFGPLPLAAIAEPLALMPASVHQALAHLEREGYVLRGQFTPGSPVEEWCERHLLARIHRYTVKRLRREIEPVALQDFMRFLFDWQHLSPSTRGQGSGVLPAIIGQFEGYPAAASAWDSDLLPARLKDYSPSWLDDLCRSGKLVWTRLSARQNISGTALRSTPIVLLPRTQVGLWSALAEQTPVSELSPKTRKVFDALSQHGALFFDELIHEAHLLRTELEIALQELVGAGLVNADSFAGLRALITPASKRQQRSSRRGRGAFVGGMDDAGRWALLRRGPVVENSQKASPETLEHVAMTLLRRYGVVFWRLLEREADWLPSWRELLRTFHRLEARGEIRGGRFVSGLAGEQFALPEAIPLLREVRRRPHDGSLIAVCGVDPLNLAGTLLPGAKVPALASNRLVYRDGLPVAAEVAGKQQFWVELDPVVMSEIRNRLTRH, encoded by the coding sequence ATGAATCTGCCCCTCCCCAAGGACGCAGCCCTGGCAGGCTTCCACCCCGCCGTCAGCGCCTGGTTCAGCAGCACATTCCCGACGGTGACCGCCGCCCAGGCCCGCGCATGGCCGTTGATCCGCCAGCGCCGTTCGACGCTGATCGCCGCGCCCACCGGCTCCGGCAAGACCCTCACCGCGTTCCTCGCGGTACTCGACGATCTGGTCCACCGTGGCCTGGAAACCCCGGACGGTCTGCCGGACGAAACCCTGGTGGTCTACGTTTCGCCGCTCAAGGCGCTGTCCAACGACATCCGCATAAATCTGCAGAACCCGCTGGCCGGGATCACCGACCAGTTACGCCAAATGGATCTGCCGGCGCTGGAAATCACCACCGCCGTGCGTACCGGCGACACCCCGCAGAAAGACCGCGCCGCCATGCGCAAGAGCGCGCCGCACATTCTGGTGACCACCCCGGAATCGCTCTACGTGCTGCTCGGCTCCGAGTCCGGGCGCAAAATGCTCGGCACCACGCGCACGGTGATCGTCGATGAAATCCACGCCATCGCCGCCGGCAAACGCGGCAGTCACCTCGCGCTGAGTCTCGAACGCTTGCAGGCGCTGTGTCCTGAACCATTGACCCGCATCGGCTTGTCGGCCACGCAGAAACCGATCGATGCGGTGGCGCGGTTTCTGGTGGGCCATGAGCGCCCCTGCGAAATCATCGACATCGGCCACGCGCGCCCACGGGACTTGGGCATCGAAGTGCCGCCGGTGCCGTTGTCGGCAGTGATGGCCAATGACGTTTGGGAACTGGTCTACGACCGCCTCGCCACACTGGCCCGGGAACACCGCACTACGCTGATCTTCGTCAACACCCGACGTCTGGCCGAACGTCTGAGCCGGCACCTGAGCGAACGCCTCGGCAAACAGGCCGTGGCGGCGCACCACGGCAGTCTGGCTAAAGAGTTTCGCCTCGACGCCGAGCAAAGGCTTAAACGCGGCGAGCTACAAGTGCTGATCGCCACCGCATCGCTGGAACTGGGGATCGACATCGGCGAAGTCGACCTCGTCTGTCAGATCGCATCACCGCGCTCGATTGCCGGTTTTCTGCAACGGGTCGGACGTTCCGGCCACCAGGTCGGCGGCACGCCCAAGGGGCGCCTGTTCGCCACCACCCGTGACGATTTGATCGAATGCACCGCCCTGCTCGACTGCGTGCGCCGGGGTGAACTGGATACGCTGCACATCCCCGAAGCGCCGCTGGATGTGCTGGCGCAGCAGATCATCGCCGAGGTCAGTTGCCAGGAATGGGCCGAGGACGATTTGCTCGCACTGTTCCGCCGGGCCGAGCCCTACGCCCGTCTCGACGAAAAACATTATCAGGCGCTGCTGAGCATGCTCGCCGAGGGTTACAACGGCCGTCAGGGCATCCGCAGCGCCTACCTGCACCGCGACGCCGTCAGCCGAACCCTGCGCGGGCGACGCGGCGCACGACTGACCGCCGTCACCAGCGGCGGCACCATCCCCGACAACGCCGACTACAGCGTATTGCTCGAACCTCAGGGTCTGAACATCGGCAGCGTCAACGAAGACTTCGCCGTGGAAAGCATTGCCGGCGACGTGTTCCAGCTCGGCAACGCCTCCTATCGCATCCTGCGGGTGGAAACCGGTAAGGTGCGGGTCGAAGATGCTCAGGGTCAGCCGCCGACCATTCCGTTCTGGCTCGGCGAAGCACCGGGGCGCAGCGACGAATTGTCGGCGGCCGTGGCGCGCCTGCACGCGCAGCTCGATCAATTGCTCAGTGCCAGCCCCGGCGACCTGCAACCGGCCCTCGACTGGCTGACCGAAACGCTTGGCCTGAACCCGGCCAGCGCCGAACAGCTGGTGGATTACCTGGCTCGCGCCCGCCTCGCCCTCGGCGCTTTGCCGTCGCGAGACACGCTGCTGATGGAGCGTTTTTTCGACGAGTCTGGCGGCACCCAACTGATCATTCATTCGCCGTTCGGCAGCCGCATCAACCGTGCCTGGGGCCTGGCCCTGCGCAAGCGTTTCTGCCGCACCTTCAACTTCGAATTGCAGGCCGCCGCCAGCGAAGACGCGATCGTGCTGTCGCTGTCCACCAGCCACAGTTTCGAGCTCGACGAAGTCTGGCGTTATCTGCACAGCAACAGCGCCGAACACATCCTGGTTCAGGCGGTGCTGGATGCGCCGCTGTTCGGTGTGCGCTGGCGCTGGAATGCCGGCGTGGCGCTGGCCCTGCCGCGCTACACGGGCGGGCGCAAGGTCGCGCCGCAATTGCAACGAATGAAAAGCGAAGACCTGATTGCCAGCGTGTTTCCCGATCAGATCGCCTGCCTGGAAAACCTCGCCGGCGAACGGGAAATCCCCGCGCATCCACTGGTGGAACAGACCCTCGACGATTGCCTGCACGAGGCGATGGACAGCGAAGGCTGGCTCGAACTTCTGCGGCGCATGGAGCGCGGCGAAGTGCGCCTGATCGCCCGCGACCTGCCGGCGCCCTCGCCGCTGGCGGCGGAAATCCTCAGCGCCCGCCCCTACACCTTTCTCGACGATGCGCCGCTGGAAGAGCGTCGAACCCAGGCCGTGCTCAACCGCCGCTGGAGCGATCCGCAATCCACCGACGACCTCGGGGCGCTGGACGCCGACGCGATCGACGCCGTGCGCGAAGAAGCCTGGCCGACACCGAACAACGCCGATGAAATGCACGAAGCGCTGATGAGCCTGGCCTGCATCAGCGACCGCGAAGTCGAGGCCAATCCGCAGTGGTGCGACTGGCTGAATGCCCTGGCCGAGACCGGGCGAGCCTGCCATTTGGAGATCGAGCCCGAACATTCACTGTGGTTGGCGAGAGAACGCCTGACCTGTCTGCAAGCGCTTTATCCACAGGCGCAGTCGGCACTCCCCGCGTTACCCGGTTTCGACGAAGCATGGACGGCCGATGATGCGCGGGTCGAAGTGATCCGCGCGCGGCTCGGCGCATTCGGCCCGCTACCGCTGGCGGCGATTGCCGAGCCGCTGGCCTTGATGCCGGCCTCTGTTCATCAAGCCCTCGCTCATCTGGAGCGCGAAGGTTACGTACTGCGCGGCCAGTTCACGCCGGGATCGCCCGTTGAGGAATGGTGCGAACGCCATCTGCTGGCGCGCATTCATCGCTACACGGTCAAGCGTCTGCGCCGGGAAATCGAGCCGGTGGCGTTGCAGGATTTCATGCGGTTTCTGTTCGACTGGCAGCATTTATCCCCGTCAACCCGTGGTCAGGGCAGCGGCGTGTTGCCGGCGATTATCGGTCAGTTCGAAGGCTATCCGGCTGCCGCTTCGGCCTGGGACAGCGACCTCCTTCCCGCGCGGCTCAAGGACTATTCACCGAGCTGGCTGGACGATCTGTGCCGCAGCGGCAAACTGGTATGGACGCGCCTCAGTGCCCGGCAAAACATCAGCGGCACGGCGTTGCGCAGCACGCCGATCGTGTTGCTGCCGCGCACTCAGGTCGGCTTGTGGAGTGCACTGGCCGAGCAGACGCCGGTCAGTGAACTGTCGCCCAAGACCCGCAAGGTTTTCGATGCACTGAGCCAGCACGGCGCGCTGTTTTTCGATGAGCTGATTCATGAAGCACACCTGCTGCGCACCGAGCTGGAAATCGCCTTGCAGGAACTGGTCGGCGCCGGTCTGGTGAATGCCGACAGCTTCGCCGGATTGCGCGCGCTGATCACCCCGGCGAGCAAGCGCCAGCAACGCAGTAGTCGACGCGGGCGCGGGGCGTTCGTCGGGGGCATGGACGATGCCGGGCGTTGGGCGTTATTGCGTCGCGGGCCGGTTGTGGAAAACAGCCAGAAAGCGTCGCCCGAAACGCTTGAACACGTCGCCATGACCTTGCTGCGCCGTTACGGCGTGGTGTTCTGGCGCCTGCTGGAACGCGAAGCCGATTGGTTGCCGAGTTGGCGCGAACTGTTGCGTACGTTCCATCGACTGGAAGCAAGGGGCGAAATTCGTGGCGGGCGGTTTGTCAGCGGTCTGGCCGGCGAGCAATTCGCCCTGCCCGAGGCGATTCCGCTGTTGCGCGAAGTCCGCCGTCGCCCCCATGACGGCAGCCTGATCGCGGTGTGCGGCGTCGACCCGCTGAACCTCGCCGGCACCTTGTTACCGGGCGCGAAAGTGCCGGCGCTGGCGAGCAATCGGCTGGTGTATCGCGACGGTTTGCCGGTCGCTGCCGAGGTCGCGGGCAAGCAACAATTCTGGGTGGAACTGGATCCCGTTGTCATGAGCGAGATTCGCAACAGGCTGACCCGTCACTGA
- a CDS encoding mechanosensitive ion channel family protein — protein sequence MTRFRIAILLGALLLLGGNAVQAASLPGVPAASEEPAKPEPIVQGGLLGAISSSIDDVQDKLDLNEHLVDAWRLRADRAADEVDRLVNQSSNRSGWSVAGDFLMLSGVWLGTFAVLTVLGSVLGKRLREGRWLRTRQRSQDLIGYLLPYTLPALICLPLTLYVSHFLSASVGRALALCLAYATSSGIFSTSMLLCVVVMFNVGHKRRAVQIIRDYCPKPLFLIGFLAALSDALTSPQIARQLGGNITSSIAVFTGLLASIIFGLLVIRLRRPVAHLIRNRSLAQRLKQPSLQESLRIFSGLWYWPIVLMVLVSAVNLIGIGEDNQKALRCALFTTVLLIGTVFLSTVLQHLFKSRKAEAIQRSSAYKERFLSLLHALLRIVIAIAFIDILGRIWGVSLLDFAQSSTVGRAISNALSSIGLIFLVTWLLWVVLDTAIQEALKPPVSKRSARQPSTRVKTILPLLRNAIKIILVVICAITTMANLGINVAPLLAGAGVVGLAIGFGSQQLVQDVITGLFIIIEDTLSIGDWVVLDSGHAGTVEGLTIRTLRLRDGKGFVHSVPFGQIKAVTNQSRQFAFAFFSVQFTYDTDVDKAIELIREAGDSIREDPFLKYNLQGPLDVFGVDKMDLNGVVLTAQFRTVSGGQYAVSRAFNQRLKKLVDNSPWVHFAQTYPQQVLLPKRQEEDVASAHSSVVLPEQARTQ from the coding sequence TTGACCAGGTTCAGGATCGCGATTCTATTGGGGGCATTGCTGTTGTTGGGCGGCAATGCAGTGCAAGCCGCCAGCCTGCCGGGCGTTCCGGCGGCCAGTGAAGAGCCGGCCAAACCGGAACCGATCGTGCAGGGCGGGCTGCTCGGCGCCATCAGTTCCAGCATCGACGACGTGCAAGACAAACTCGATCTAAACGAGCATCTGGTCGACGCCTGGCGCCTGCGCGCCGACCGGGCGGCGGATGAAGTCGACAGGCTGGTCAATCAATCCTCGAACCGCTCCGGCTGGAGCGTGGCGGGGGATTTCCTGATGCTCTCCGGCGTGTGGCTAGGCACCTTTGCCGTGTTGACGGTGCTCGGCAGCGTGCTGGGCAAACGCCTGCGGGAAGGGCGCTGGCTGCGCACCCGCCAGAGGAGTCAGGACCTGATCGGTTATTTGCTGCCTTACACATTGCCCGCATTGATCTGCCTGCCGCTGACCCTGTACGTCAGCCATTTTCTGTCGGCCTCGGTCGGTCGCGCGCTGGCGCTGTGTTTGGCCTACGCCACCAGCAGCGGGATATTTTCCACGTCGATGCTGTTGTGCGTAGTGGTGATGTTCAACGTTGGCCACAAGCGCCGTGCGGTGCAGATCATCCGCGACTACTGCCCGAAACCGCTGTTCCTGATCGGCTTTCTCGCCGCGTTGAGTGACGCCCTGACCAGCCCGCAGATCGCCCGGCAACTGGGCGGCAACATCACCAGCAGCATCGCGGTGTTCACCGGTCTGCTGGCGTCGATCATCTTCGGTCTGCTGGTGATTCGACTGCGCCGGCCAGTGGCGCACCTGATCCGCAATCGCTCTCTGGCCCAGCGTTTGAAGCAACCGTCGCTGCAGGAGTCGCTGCGGATTTTTTCCGGGCTCTGGTACTGGCCGATCGTGCTGATGGTGCTGGTCTCGGCGGTCAATCTGATCGGCATCGGCGAGGACAATCAAAAGGCCCTGCGTTGTGCGCTGTTCACCACGGTGCTGTTGATCGGCACGGTGTTTCTCAGCACCGTGCTGCAACACCTGTTCAAGTCGCGCAAGGCCGAGGCGATCCAGCGCAGCAGCGCCTACAAGGAACGCTTTCTCAGCCTGCTGCACGCCTTGCTGCGGATCGTCATCGCGATTGCATTCATCGACATTCTCGGGCGGATCTGGGGCGTGTCGCTGCTCGACTTTGCGCAGAGCAGCACGGTCGGTCGGGCGATCAGCAATGCCCTGAGCAGCATCGGCCTGATCTTCCTCGTGACGTGGTTGCTGTGGGTGGTGCTCGACACGGCGATTCAGGAAGCGTTGAAGCCGCCAGTCAGCAAACGCTCGGCGCGCCAGCCCAGCACCCGCGTGAAAACCATCCTGCCGCTGCTGCGCAACGCGATCAAAATCATCCTGGTGGTGATCTGCGCGATCACTACCATGGCCAATCTCGGGATCAACGTCGCACCGCTGCTGGCCGGTGCCGGGGTGGTCGGCCTGGCCATCGGTTTCGGCTCGCAGCAATTGGTGCAGGACGTGATCACCGGGCTGTTCATCATCATCGAGGACACCCTGTCGATCGGCGATTGGGTGGTGCTCGATTCCGGGCATGCCGGCACGGTCGAGGGCCTGACCATTCGCACCCTGCGCCTGCGTGACGGCAAGGGCTTCGTGCACTCGGTGCCATTCGGCCAGATCAAGGCGGTGACCAATCAATCGCGGCAGTTTGCGTTCGCGTTTTTCTCGGTGCAGTTCACCTACGACACCGATGTCGACAAGGCCATCGAGTTGATCCGCGAAGCCGGGGATTCGATCCGCGAAGACCCGTTCCTCAAGTACAACCTGCAGGGGCCGCTGGATGTGTTCGGCGTGGACAAAATGGACCTGAACGGCGTGGTGCTGACCGCGCAATTCCGCACGGTGTCGGGCGGACAATACGCGGTGAGCCGCGCGTTCAACCAGCGTTTGAAAAAGCTTGTGGATAACAGCCCGTGGGTGCATTTCGCGCAAACTTATCCACAGCAGGTTTTGTTGCCCAAGCGCCAGGAAGAGGATGTGGCGTCGGCGCATTCGTCGGTGGTGTTGCCGGAGCAGGCCCGCACTCAGTGA
- a CDS encoding MFS transporter, with protein sequence MPIALLALTLSAFAIGTTEFVIVGLLPTIGADLGVSLPSAGLLVSLYALGVAIGAPVLTALTGKVPRKLLLLSLMVLFTLGNLLAWLAPSYESLVLARIVTGLAHGVFFSIGSTIATSLVPKEKAASAIAIMFTGLTVALVTGVPLGTFIGQHFGWRETFLAVSALGVIAFIGSLLYVPNNIAHSKPASLLQQLQVLKQPRLLLVYAMTAIGYGGSFIAFTFLAPILQDISGFSAGTVSLVLLVYGVSVAVGNIWGGKLADKRGPISALKIIFALLAAVLFVLTFTVGNPWLALATVLVWGAVAFGNVPGLQVYVVRQAEHHTPHAVDVASGLNIAAFNLGIAGGAWGGGLIVEHIGLIHTAWIGGLVVLVALALTAWSGRLDRLGPVYDEPAEGSARIVTGH encoded by the coding sequence ATGCCCATTGCCCTGCTCGCGCTGACCCTCAGCGCTTTCGCCATCGGGACGACCGAGTTCGTCATCGTTGGCCTGCTTCCCACCATCGGCGCCGATCTCGGCGTCAGCCTGCCGTCCGCCGGTCTGCTGGTCAGTCTGTATGCCCTCGGCGTAGCCATCGGTGCGCCGGTGCTGACCGCCCTCACCGGTAAAGTCCCGCGCAAACTGTTGCTGCTGTCGCTGATGGTGCTGTTCACCCTCGGCAACCTGCTGGCCTGGCTGGCGCCGAGTTATGAATCGCTGGTGCTGGCGCGGATCGTCACCGGTCTGGCCCATGGCGTGTTCTTCTCCATCGGCTCGACCATCGCCACCAGCCTGGTGCCCAAGGAAAAAGCCGCCAGTGCGATTGCGATCATGTTCACCGGCCTGACCGTGGCGCTGGTCACCGGCGTGCCGCTGGGCACGTTCATCGGTCAGCATTTCGGCTGGCGTGAAACCTTCCTCGCGGTGTCGGCACTCGGCGTGATCGCGTTCATCGGCAGCCTGCTGTACGTGCCGAACAACATTGCCCACAGCAAACCGGCTTCGCTGTTGCAGCAATTGCAGGTGCTCAAGCAACCGCGCCTGTTGCTGGTGTACGCCATGACCGCCATCGGTTACGGCGGCTCGTTCATCGCCTTCACATTCCTGGCGCCGATCCTTCAGGACATCTCGGGTTTCAGCGCCGGTACCGTCAGCCTGGTGTTGCTGGTGTACGGCGTGTCGGTGGCGGTCGGCAACATCTGGGGCGGCAAACTGGCCGACAAACGCGGGCCGATCAGCGCGCTGAAAATCATCTTCGCCCTGCTCGCTGCCGTGCTGTTCGTGCTCACCTTCACCGTTGGCAACCCATGGCTGGCGCTGGCCACCGTGCTGGTCTGGGGCGCAGTCGCCTTCGGCAACGTGCCGGGTTTGCAGGTGTATGTGGTGCGTCAGGCTGAACATCACACACCGCACGCCGTGGACGTGGCCTCGGGCCTGAACATTGCCGCGTTCAACCTCGGGATTGCCGGCGGCGCGTGGGGTGGTGGTTTGATCGTCGAACACATTGGCCTGATCCACACTGCATGGATCGGCGGCCTGGTGGTGCTGGTGGCACTGGCCCTGACCGCATGGAGCGGTCGCCTCGATCGCCTGGGCCCGGTGTACGACGAACCCGCCGAAGGCTCGGCCCGGATCGTCACCGGGCACTGA
- a CDS encoding DUF72 domain-containing protein, translating into MATIHIGISGWRYAPWRGDFYPKGLAHKRELQFASRAVNSIEINGSFYALQRPERYAQWYAETPDDFVFSIKAPRFITHIRRLRDIEKPLANFFASGVLELKEKFGPVLWQFPPNFTFDPERFEAFLDQLPHDTQAAAELARQHDSHLHGHASMKAYGKKPLRHAVEIRNESFIDPDFVRLLKRYNTALVIADTAGKWPYREDLTSDFVYLRLHGAEELYASGYTRVALQRWAERIDAWHHGRQPGDAHLIAPRLKPRARKSREVFCYFDNDIKVRAPFDARSLLQRFDLDKTLETSPGEPAADGVLA; encoded by the coding sequence ATGGCAACGATTCATATCGGTATTTCAGGCTGGCGTTACGCCCCGTGGCGCGGGGACTTTTACCCGAAGGGGCTGGCGCACAAACGCGAATTGCAGTTCGCCTCACGGGCGGTCAACAGCATCGAAATCAACGGATCGTTCTACGCCCTGCAACGGCCCGAACGCTACGCCCAGTGGTACGCCGAAACGCCGGATGACTTCGTGTTCAGCATCAAGGCGCCGCGCTTCATCACCCACATCCGCCGCCTGCGCGATATCGAAAAACCCTTGGCCAATTTCTTCGCCTCCGGGGTGCTGGAGCTGAAGGAAAAATTCGGTCCGGTCCTCTGGCAGTTCCCGCCCAACTTCACCTTCGACCCCGAACGCTTCGAAGCTTTTCTCGATCAGTTGCCCCACGACACACAGGCCGCCGCCGAACTCGCCCGCCAGCACGATTCGCACCTGCACGGTCACGCGAGCATGAAGGCCTACGGCAAAAAACCGCTGCGCCATGCCGTGGAAATCCGCAACGAGAGTTTCATCGACCCTGACTTCGTGCGCTTGCTCAAACGCTACAACACCGCGCTGGTGATCGCCGACACCGCCGGAAAATGGCCGTACCGCGAAGACCTCACCAGCGATTTCGTCTACCTGCGCCTGCACGGCGCCGAAGAGCTCTACGCCAGCGGCTACACCCGTGTCGCCCTGCAACGCTGGGCCGAACGGATCGACGCCTGGCACCACGGCCGGCAACCGGGCGACGCCCATTTGATCGCGCCGCGCCTGAAGCCTCGTGCGCGTAAATCCCGCGAGGTTTTCTGCTACTTCGACAACGACATCAAGGTCCGCGCGCCTTTCGATGCCCGCAGCCTGTTGCAGCGTTTCGACCTGGATAAAACCCTCGAAACCTCGCCCGGCGAACCGGCCGCCGATGGGGTACTCGCATGA
- a CDS encoding endonuclease/exonuclease/phosphatase family protein: MSIPEPVGFTDEQTTVITTVRRFTVLTVNTHKGFTALNRRFILPELREAVRSVSADVVFLQEVHGTHEHHPKRYANWPTMPQYEFLADSLWPQFAYGRNAVYPDGDHGNAVLSKFQIVRHDNLDVSISGHENRGLLHCVLRLPGDDREVHAICVHLGLRESHRNDQLRLLRERLTELPDDAPVIVAGDFNDWRQRADALLEPCGLREVFAAHHGKPARSFPARMPLLRLDRIYVRNLKASQPQVLANRPWSHLSDHAPLSVEIEL, translated from the coding sequence ATGAGCATTCCCGAGCCGGTCGGCTTCACCGACGAGCAGACCACAGTCATCACCACGGTACGCCGTTTCACCGTGCTGACGGTCAACACCCACAAGGGTTTCACCGCACTGAACCGGCGTTTCATCCTGCCGGAATTGCGCGAAGCGGTCCGTAGCGTGTCGGCTGACGTGGTGTTTCTTCAGGAAGTCCACGGCACCCACGAGCACCATCCCAAGCGCTACGCAAACTGGCCGACGATGCCGCAGTACGAATTTCTCGCAGACAGCCTTTGGCCGCAGTTCGCCTACGGGCGCAATGCGGTGTACCCGGACGGCGATCACGGCAATGCCGTGCTGTCGAAATTCCAGATCGTGCGCCATGACAATCTCGACGTTTCAATCAGCGGCCATGAAAACCGGGGGCTGCTGCACTGTGTGCTGCGCCTGCCGGGAGACGACCGTGAAGTGCACGCGATCTGCGTCCATCTGGGCCTGCGCGAAAGCCATCGCAACGATCAGTTGCGCCTGCTGCGAGAGCGCCTGACCGAACTGCCTGATGATGCGCCAGTGATCGTCGCCGGCGATTTCAACGACTGGCGCCAGCGTGCCGATGCCTTGCTTGAACCCTGTGGCCTGCGCGAAGTGTTTGCGGCGCATCACGGCAAACCGGCGCGCAGCTTTCCCGCGCGCATGCCGCTGCTGCGCCTCGACCGAATCTATGTGCGCAACCTCAAGGCCAGTCAGCCCCAAGTGCTGGCGAACCGTCCCTGGTCACACCTTTCCGACCACGCACCGCTGTCGGTGGAGATAGAACTATGA
- the clsB gene encoding cardiolipin synthase ClsB, which produces MSSAPLEKSAVEPVIITPPVREPGTVDVEYRWQGNNRVELLENGEEYFPRVFEAMRAAKSEILLETFIVFEDKVGKELQEILIDAARRGVRTTVSLDGFGCGELSTGYLTALSDAGVHLQIFDPAPKRLGIRTNWFRRLHRKIVVVDGLVAFIGGINFSGDHLADFGPEAKQDYSVEVQGPAVADIHHFALLQSGRPGRARFWWQRRRQRRAEMAFDDHDGQVRLVFRDNDRHNTDIEDVYLQVLRRAQRRVVIANAYFFPGYRLLREIRNAARRGVEVRLILQGQPDMLVAKLAARMTYDYLLKAGVQIHEYCERPLHGKVALVDEEWSTVGSSNLDPLSLSLNLEANVLIRDRAFNRHLFERLEDLSHNHCKTMDAAKSPRGRIWHMTVGFLVFHFLRHFPAMAGWLPAHKPRLKPFTHAAGSDPS; this is translated from the coding sequence ATGAGCAGTGCACCGTTGGAGAAGTCCGCCGTGGAGCCAGTCATCATCACCCCGCCCGTGCGCGAGCCGGGCACCGTCGATGTCGAGTATCGCTGGCAGGGCAACAACCGCGTCGAGCTACTGGAAAACGGCGAGGAATATTTTCCCCGGGTGTTCGAAGCGATGCGCGCGGCGAAAAGCGAAATCCTGCTGGAGACCTTCATCGTCTTCGAAGACAAGGTCGGCAAGGAATTGCAGGAGATTCTGATCGATGCAGCCCGACGTGGCGTGCGCACCACCGTCAGCCTCGACGGCTTCGGTTGCGGCGAACTGAGCACCGGTTATCTGACCGCGTTGAGCGATGCTGGCGTGCATCTGCAGATCTTCGATCCGGCCCCCAAACGCCTGGGCATCCGCACCAACTGGTTCCGTCGTTTGCATCGCAAGATCGTGGTGGTCGACGGGTTGGTCGCGTTCATTGGCGGGATCAATTTCTCCGGCGATCACCTGGCCGATTTCGGCCCCGAAGCGAAGCAGGATTATTCGGTTGAGGTTCAGGGCCCTGCGGTGGCCGACATCCACCATTTCGCCCTGCTGCAAAGCGGCCGACCGGGACGCGCAAGGTTCTGGTGGCAACGGCGCCGGCAGCGTCGCGCCGAGATGGCGTTCGATGATCACGACGGTCAAGTGCGTCTGGTGTTCCGCGACAACGACCGCCACAACACCGATATCGAAGACGTGTATTTGCAGGTATTGCGCCGCGCCCAACGGCGGGTGGTGATCGCCAACGCCTACTTCTTCCCCGGCTATCGCCTGCTGCGCGAGATCCGCAATGCGGCCCGGCGCGGGGTCGAGGTGCGGCTGATTCTGCAGGGGCAGCCGGACATGCTGGTGGCCAAACTCGCCGCGCGCATGACTTACGACTACCTGCTCAAGGCCGGGGTGCAGATTCACGAATATTGCGAGCGGCCGCTGCACGGCAAAGTGGCGCTGGTGGACGAGGAATGGAGCACTGTCGGCTCGAGCAATCTTGATCCGCTGAGCCTGTCGCTGAACCTGGAAGCCAACGTGCTGATCCGCGACCGCGCCTTCAATCGTCACCTGTTCGAACGCCTTGAAGATCTCAGCCACAACCACTGCAAGACGATGGACGCCGCGAAGTCGCCGCGCGGGCGAATCTGGCACATGACCGTGGGCTTTCTGGTGTTTCACTTCCTGCGGCATTTCCCGGCGATGGCCGGCTGGCTGCCGGCGCACAAGCCACGGCTCAAACCCTTCACCCATGCCGCCGGGAGCGATCCTTCATGA